A single region of the Micropterus dolomieu isolate WLL.071019.BEF.003 ecotype Adirondacks linkage group LG18, ASM2129224v1, whole genome shotgun sequence genome encodes:
- the mmp24 gene encoding matrix metalloproteinase-24, translating into MTTSYIEMYYLRLQDRWFWRLRNNKVQEGYPMQIDQFWKGLPPRIDAAYERSDGKFVFFKGDKYWVFKEVTAEPGYPHSLVELGSSLPKDGIDTALRWEPVGKTYFFKGDQYWRYNEEKHTADPGYPKPITVWKGIPDAPQGAFISREGYYTYFYKGKEYWKFDNQKLTVEPGYPKSILRDWMGCEQSDMERSGSKGNRGDRQLPLDDVDIMVTINDVPTTVNAIAVVIPCILSLCILVLVYTIFQFKNKGVQQNTVGQHFYKYPVQEWV; encoded by the exons atgacgaccagctacattgagatGTACTATCTCAGG ttgcagGACCGGTGGTTTTGGCGTCTGAGGAACAACAAGGTGCAGGAGGGTTACCCCATGCAGATCGATCAGTTCTGGAAGGGCCTGCCACCTCGCATCGACGCTGCCTACGAGAGATCTGATGGCAAATTTGTCTTCTTCAAAG GTGATAAGTACTGGGTGTTTAAGGAAGTCACGGCTGAGCCGGGTTACCCTCACAGCCTGGTGGAGCTGGGCAGCTCCCTCCCCAAAGATGGCATCGACACGGCGCTGCGCTGGGAGCCGGTTGGAAAAACCTACTTCTTCAAAGGGGACCAGTACTGGCGTTACAACGAGGAGAAGCACACGGCGGACCCAGGATACCCCAAACCCATCACTGTGTGGAAGGGCATACCAGATGCACCGCAGGGGGCTTTCATCAGCAGGGAGGGAT ACTACACATACTTTTACAAGGGGAAGGAGTACTGGAAGTTCGACAACCAGAAGCTGACGGTGGAACCCGGATACCCCAAGTCCATCTTGCGTGACTGGATGGGCTGCGAGCAGTCTGACATGGAGCGCTCCGGCAGCAAGGGTAACCGCGGAGACCGCCAGCTGCCCCTTGACGATGTGGACATCATGGTGACCATCAACGATGTCCCCACGACTGTCAACGCCATCGCTGTGGTGATCCCCTGCATTCTGTCGCTGTGCATCCTGGTGCTGGTGTACACAATCtttcagtttaaaaacaaaggaGTGCAGCAGAACACCGTTGGGCAGCACTTCTACAAATACCCTGTTCAGGAGTGGGTATGA